The following proteins are encoded in a genomic region of Merismopedia glauca CCAP 1448/3:
- a CDS encoding CHAT domain-containing protein translates to MARKRTHVSGAISAVFRFLLGLSLTVSIGLNSGGLQAQDYSLDGLRECPYQSATLREQQPDEPNTSCRVAELVDFSDPRSIALPSALSTQAQTLTQQGHLLLNRGQPQAALSKWEAATQVYRQLGNRSGVIGTSIDQSLALQALGLYPHACQVMISALEMPKWVCQGGSSHSIDELRQLLNSPDASREAFAQRLRRRIPTGITLSGWQELGGVLRHLGHLSASEVVLEQALKYSQSGELFLSLANTKQLQGRQAWQIYQMTDEPLARSTARKTAEDGFSRALTLYQQVQGSRGTVLLAQLNRLSLLVEVKSWDLLPETESQIQPAWVELVQADFSVLPPARSISARLKLADTSRKIPSVPLARTFPLVKDALGQAQSLNSPRLQSHAAGILGKLYRQTGRSPLAQKYLEMALRQAQSVQQWDLAYQWQWELGKVYRSSGKLDAAKSAYSAALDSLDLIGNQIWGANVDLLFSFKEKIEPVYQEYMGLLFQVSDLQQVIKTRERLKIAELENFLQCGNLPQAIAQASAQRLAATSLNHLAPSSALPDKPTIYLVNLGEDLEEIVWSSQELHRHTPNREIVLDNLQNLRFNLADERLVTTPELLIRSYSQKLYEQLIKPIERYLPPSGELVLALDSPFANLPMGILYDGTAYLLEKYSISVSLGDQVLPAALPPTKLKALIAGISETSPSFQGDWTPIPEIATEVSAVQQQLGESTLLLNQEFTSDRFFQTIEQAEFPIIHVTTHGQFSSDPDQTMILAWDKPIKIDEFHRFWTSPATSPLELLVLSACETAKGDKRSALGIAGVAVTTKARSTLASLWRVEAGSTAWLMGDFYRGWTRGMSKAEALATAQRALLANPKYQHPYYWAGWVLVGN, encoded by the coding sequence ATGGCAAGAAAACGGACTCACGTTTCAGGTGCAATATCAGCCGTTTTCAGGTTCTTACTAGGTCTGAGCCTGACTGTATCGATTGGCTTAAATTCAGGTGGTTTACAAGCTCAAGATTACTCCCTCGATGGACTTAGAGAATGCCCGTACCAAAGCGCTACGTTGCGAGAACAGCAGCCAGATGAACCTAACACTTCCTGCCGGGTCGCTGAGCTTGTCGATTTTTCTGATCCAAGGTCAATAGCGCTGCCTTCTGCCCTTTCCACTCAAGCTCAAACTTTAACCCAACAAGGTCACCTTCTCCTCAACCGAGGTCAACCTCAAGCCGCCCTCTCCAAATGGGAAGCTGCTACCCAAGTTTATCGCCAACTGGGAAATCGCTCTGGTGTCATCGGCACTTCAATCGACCAAAGCCTAGCTCTTCAAGCATTAGGTCTTTACCCCCACGCCTGTCAAGTTATGATTTCGGCGCTGGAGATGCCCAAATGGGTATGTCAAGGGGGATCTAGCCATAGTATAGATGAATTGCGGCAACTCCTCAACTCTCCAGATGCGAGCCGCGAAGCGTTCGCGCAGCGTCTCCGCAGGAGAATCCCTACGGGAATCACTCTATCGGGCTGGCAAGAGTTGGGGGGAGTTTTGCGCCATCTGGGGCATTTATCGGCATCTGAGGTAGTCTTAGAGCAAGCACTCAAATATTCCCAAAGTGGCGAACTATTCCTCAGTCTAGCTAATACTAAACAGTTGCAGGGAAGACAAGCATGGCAAATTTATCAAATGACGGATGAGCCGCTAGCTCGTTCTACTGCTAGAAAAACGGCTGAAGATGGTTTTTCTAGGGCATTAACCCTATACCAGCAAGTTCAGGGCAGCCGAGGAACAGTCCTCTTAGCCCAATTGAATCGCCTTAGTTTGCTAGTAGAGGTCAAAAGTTGGGATTTATTGCCGGAAACTGAATCTCAAATTCAACCAGCTTGGGTAGAACTCGTTCAGGCTGACTTTTCTGTCTTACCTCCAGCCCGTTCTATTTCGGCTCGTCTCAAGTTGGCTGATACTAGCCGCAAAATTCCCTCTGTCCCCTTGGCGAGAACTTTTCCCCTAGTAAAAGATGCCCTAGGACAAGCTCAAAGTTTAAACAGCCCCAGACTCCAATCTCATGCCGCAGGGATATTAGGTAAACTATACCGTCAAACGGGGCGATCGCCACTGGCTCAAAAGTATCTAGAAATGGCTTTACGACAAGCTCAATCAGTTCAACAGTGGGATCTAGCCTATCAGTGGCAGTGGGAATTGGGCAAGGTGTATCGTTCTAGTGGCAAGCTGGATGCAGCCAAATCTGCTTACAGTGCGGCTTTAGACAGCCTGGATCTAATTGGCAACCAGATCTGGGGAGCTAATGTGGATCTTCTCTTCTCATTTAAAGAGAAAATTGAGCCTGTATATCAAGAATATATGGGTTTACTGTTCCAGGTATCAGATCTCCAGCAGGTGATTAAGACGCGAGAACGGCTGAAGATAGCGGAATTGGAGAATTTTTTACAATGTGGTAATCTACCCCAAGCGATCGCACAGGCAAGCGCTCAGCGACTCGCTGCGACATCCCTGAACCATCTCGCTCCTAGTTCGGCACTGCCAGATAAACCAACGATTTATCTGGTTAATTTGGGAGAAGATTTAGAAGAGATTGTCTGGTCGAGTCAAGAACTACACCGCCATACTCCCAACCGCGAAATAGTCTTAGATAATCTCCAGAATTTGCGCTTTAATTTGGCAGATGAAAGGTTGGTAACGACTCCAGAACTTTTGATTCGCTCTTACTCTCAAAAGCTCTACGAACAACTAATTAAACCCATTGAACGGTATCTACCGCCATCTGGGGAGCTAGTTTTGGCTTTAGATAGTCCATTTGCTAATCTACCGATGGGGATTTTATACGATGGCACGGCTTATTTACTAGAAAAGTACAGTATTTCCGTAAGTTTAGGCGATCAAGTCTTACCTGCGGCTTTACCTCCAACCAAGCTCAAAGCTTTAATTGCCGGAATTTCGGAAACTAGCCCCAGTTTCCAGGGTGATTGGACACCCATCCCCGAAATAGCGACTGAAGTATCAGCCGTGCAACAACAGCTAGGTGAGAGTACCTTACTACTTAATCAGGAGTTTACCAGCGATCGCTTTTTCCAAACCATTGAGCAAGCAGAGTTTCCCATCATTCACGTCACAACTCACGGTCAATTCAGTTCCGATCCCGACCAAACGATGATTCTAGCTTGGGATAAACCGATTAAAATTGATGAATTCCATCGGTTTTGGACGAGTCCAGCGACCTCTCCCTTAGAGTTATTGGTTTTGAGTGCTTGTGAAACGGCAAAAGGGGATAAGCGCTCGGCTTTAGGCATCGCGGGAGTTGCGGTGACGACTAAGGCTCGAAGTACCTTAGCTAGTTTGTGGCGGGTGGAAGCTGGCTCTACGGCTTGGTTGATGGGGGATTTCTATCGAGGTTGGACGCGGGGGATGAGTAAGGCGGAGGCGCTAGCAACGGCTCAAAGAGCTTTGCTGGCAAACCCCAAGTACCAGCATCCTTACTATTGGGCGGGTTGGGTCTTGGTGGGAAATTAA
- a CDS encoding ShlB/FhaC/HecB family hemolysin secretion/activation protein, with protein MTHPSVAFFWSIEVIKLWLFVISLTSSCFWANVITAQPLPNPLNLELQLEVPNPPEIEPEQDTSETIRVERFVFVGNTVFDNEQLQEVVAPYVGKDITFAEVLAARSAITNLYLQNGYTTSGALIPLQTKVASNSGVVTIQIVEGKLEEIDVQGSDRLKQYIRSSLPSGIVNQERLLEALRLLSIDPLIENISATLTVGTQPGLSILHVKVEPKEPISVVVVADNHRSPAAGTFERGVELSYTSLLIAGDKLHLTYKNTDGSNGIASSYKVPINPKNGTVELIYSQLQSNIIEPPFNQLDIISQQRSYQLTWRQPLIRRASADATQELALGLTLSHSSSSAQLLGVNFPISPGADREGKTRISTVRFFTEWNQQNPQEILGVRSAFSLGVGAFGATINPAAPDSRFLIWRGEVGWLKKLGNASLLLRGNVQLSDRALVPLEQFGLGGEETVRGYRQDLLIADNGVSAAAEVYLPLLKGKSDALHLVPFFDVGTVWNNNRELEADTSTLASIGLGLQYKIGSSFTARMDYGIPLVNRGERNTWQENGLTFQVQYQPFSGSY; from the coding sequence TTGACTCATCCATCGGTCGCCTTCTTTTGGTCAATTGAGGTGATAAAACTCTGGTTGTTTGTTATTTCTCTGACTTCTAGCTGCTTTTGGGCAAATGTTATCACCGCACAGCCTCTACCCAATCCCCTCAATCTGGAACTACAGCTAGAAGTCCCAAATCCTCCAGAGATAGAACCAGAACAGGACACTTCAGAGACAATCCGAGTTGAGCGTTTTGTGTTTGTGGGCAACACCGTCTTTGATAACGAACAGTTACAAGAAGTAGTTGCACCATATGTAGGCAAAGATATCACTTTTGCCGAAGTTTTAGCAGCTAGAAGCGCAATTACTAATTTATACCTCCAAAATGGTTACACCACTTCCGGCGCTTTGATTCCTTTGCAAACCAAAGTTGCCTCAAATTCAGGAGTAGTGACAATCCAAATCGTAGAAGGAAAGCTGGAAGAGATTGATGTTCAAGGAAGCGATCGCTTAAAACAGTATATCCGCTCTAGCCTTCCATCAGGTATCGTCAACCAAGAGCGCTTGTTAGAAGCCTTGAGACTGCTATCTATCGATCCTCTAATTGAGAACATCTCTGCTACCTTAACTGTGGGAACTCAACCAGGTTTGAGCATTTTGCACGTCAAAGTTGAGCCGAAAGAGCCGATTTCTGTAGTGGTTGTAGCTGATAATCATCGTTCCCCCGCCGCAGGTACTTTTGAGCGAGGAGTGGAACTGAGCTACACCAGTCTCTTGATAGCTGGAGACAAACTCCATCTCACCTACAAAAACACCGATGGTAGCAATGGAATTGCCTCTAGTTACAAAGTGCCCATTAATCCCAAAAATGGGACGGTTGAGTTGATTTATTCGCAACTGCAAAGCAACATTATCGAGCCACCTTTCAACCAGTTAGATATCATTTCCCAGCAGCGTTCTTACCAACTCACCTGGCGACAACCGTTAATCAGGAGAGCTAGCGCCGATGCAACTCAAGAACTTGCCTTGGGTTTAACATTATCTCATAGCTCAAGCTCTGCTCAACTGCTGGGGGTGAACTTTCCCATCTCACCTGGAGCAGACAGAGAAGGGAAAACCCGTATCTCAACCGTGAGGTTTTTCACGGAATGGAACCAACAAAACCCCCAAGAAATCTTAGGGGTGCGTTCGGCTTTCAGCTTGGGTGTGGGTGCGTTTGGTGCCACAATTAATCCAGCAGCACCCGATAGCCGTTTTCTGATCTGGCGAGGGGAAGTTGGCTGGCTGAAGAAGTTAGGAAATGCCAGCTTGCTCTTGAGAGGAAACGTGCAGTTATCTGACCGAGCTTTAGTGCCATTGGAACAATTTGGCTTAGGAGGCGAAGAAACTGTAAGGGGATATCGACAAGATCTCCTGATTGCCGATAATGGAGTCAGTGCTGCGGCGGAAGTCTACTTGCCTTTGCTTAAAGGAAAATCGGACGCGCTGCATCTGGTTCCCTTCTTCGATGTGGGGACTGTCTGGAATAATAATAGAGAGCTAGAAGCCGATACTAGCACTCTCGCCTCTATTGGTTTGGGTTTGCAGTACAAAATTGGCTCTAGCTTCACCGCGCGGATGGATTATGGCATTCCTCTAGTTAACAGAGGAGAGCGGAATACATGGCAAGAAAACGGACTCACGTTTCAGGTGCAATATCAGCCGTTTTCAGGTTCTTACTAG
- a CDS encoding Uma2 family endonuclease, which translates to MNTLTLNLNPVGQLTETAFGELCQANPDIALERTATGELIIVSPVGGDSGRKETDLSSYLWFWNRQTGLGVVFSSSTIFHLPNGAFRSPDVAWVSQERWSALSEDERAGFPPICPDFVIELRSRTDRLPPLQEKMQEYLENGIRLGWLINPQGKQVEIYRPNLAVEVLSSPTSLSGEEVLPGLVVDLSGIID; encoded by the coding sequence ATGAATACACTTACCCTCAATCTCAACCCAGTGGGACAATTAACCGAGACGGCTTTTGGAGAACTGTGTCAAGCTAATCCCGACATTGCCTTGGAACGTACAGCTACAGGAGAACTGATTATTGTGTCACCAGTAGGGGGAGATAGTGGCAGAAAAGAAACCGATTTGAGCAGTTATCTGTGGTTCTGGAATCGCCAAACTGGATTGGGTGTAGTTTTTAGTTCCTCAACCATCTTCCACCTTCCCAATGGGGCATTTCGCTCTCCTGACGTAGCTTGGGTGAGTCAAGAACGGTGGTCTGCTCTATCTGAAGACGAACGCGCTGGATTTCCCCCCATTTGTCCAGATTTTGTCATTGAACTGAGGTCGAGAACAGATCGGCTCCCACCCCTGCAAGAGAAAATGCAGGAATACTTAGAGAATGGTATCCGATTGGGCTGGTTAATTAATCCTCAAGGCAAACAGGTAGAGATTTATCGCCCAAATCTAGCTGTGGAAGTCCTCTCATCTCCCACGAGTTTGTCTGGAGAAGAGGTGCTACCTGGTTTAGTCGTCGATCTTAGTGGGATTATAGATTAA